Proteins found in one Pseudomonadota bacterium genomic segment:
- a CDS encoding SAM-dependent chlorinase/fluorinase, with protein NIYMILTLLTDFGAASPYVAILKGLALKAIPDLSLIDLSHQIRPGDILESQFFLQHCWRRFPETSIHLTIVDPGVGTSRLPLAVQTDDGFFVGPDNGIFTFLQGKIKAVHEITNPRIIFPEPAPTFHGRDIFLPAALWLANGHPINQVGPQLQPDDLIRKSLPKPIITDRKIHGNIIYIDNFGNLISNIHADHLNATTKFSCCFLNWHTNTLTPTYGLGNPSEPILINNSFGFLEIALNGGSAADWFDIDMQQQPTAGIIISFS; from the coding sequence GAACATATACATGATCCTGACCCTCTTAACAGATTTTGGTGCTGCCAGTCCCTACGTGGCCATTTTAAAAGGTCTGGCACTGAAAGCCATCCCTGATCTTTCATTGATAGACTTAAGTCATCAAATCAGGCCGGGTGACATTCTGGAAAGCCAGTTTTTCCTGCAGCACTGCTGGCGCAGGTTTCCTGAAACCAGTATCCACCTTACCATAGTTGATCCCGGTGTTGGAACCAGCCGCCTGCCTTTGGCCGTCCAAACGGATGACGGTTTTTTTGTTGGCCCTGATAACGGCATTTTCACCTTCCTCCAAGGAAAGATCAAAGCGGTCCATGAGATTACCAACCCCCGGATTATTTTCCCGGAGCCGGCCCCGACTTTCCATGGCCGCGATATTTTCCTGCCGGCTGCCTTGTGGCTGGCTAACGGCCACCCCATCAACCAGGTTGGCCCACAACTGCAACCAGATGATTTGATCAGGAAATCACTACCAAAACCAATTATAACCGACCGCAAAATCCACGGCAACATCATCTATATTGATAATTTTGGTAATTTAATCAGTAACATTCATGCTGATCACTTGAACGCAACGACCAAATTCAGCTGCTGCTTCCTTAACTGGCATACCAACACCCTGACACCTACATATGGCTTGGGAAACCCCTCAGAACCTATCTTGATCAACAACAGTTTCGGCTTCCTGGAAATTGCTCTCAATGGTGGTTCAGCAGCGGACTGGTTTGATATTGACATGCAGCAACAACCTACCGCCGGCATAATCATTTCTTTTTCCTGA